The following is a genomic window from Neoarius graeffei isolate fNeoGra1 chromosome 16, fNeoGra1.pri, whole genome shotgun sequence.
ATGTGACAACTTAATAGATACCATCCCCAAGATTAATCAGATGCAAAGGTTTATTTCTTACTTCCTCAAATTTTGTCCACTGGTCCTTGGGAAGAATTTGATGCTTCAAGGAGAGATCAAGGGCTCTCTTTATGCGGAACATTCGATCGTTGTAGACTGGCTCTGGAAGCCGTTGAATGGCCTCCTTCACATCTGGGCATTCATAGATAGTGTCATCTCGCATCAGACCTGAAAGACACAAAACAAGATCGGGATCATGACTGGAGTATTTCCAATGTGAGCAAATTGAACATTGGTGCATTTTGTGAGCTTACACACATTACTCACCGAGCTTGTTGAACCCGGCTGCATTATAGTACCACTTCTTGAAGCCCAACAACAACCTGCCAGTCGCTATAGTATTTAGAGAAGGAAGCAGAAATAAAATGTTCAGTTAGAAAATCAAGATGATTTATGTTTGATAATGTTCAGAATTGCTTCATTATGACTATAATAAATTCATAGAAATCACTGTAATCAGTGTAAGACTATCACTCGGGGGGGTGTAATGCAGTCGATATGAACTACCCCAAATTCCTACAGAATAACCCAGAGAGATGGGTTAGTCACTGACATTATAACTAACCTGCTGGGAGAACAACAACATGTATTTTATTACCTGAATAAACAAGAAAACAAGCACTCACCTTAGACAATTCAACTACTGATTTATAATATGCAGACAAGCACTTTGGACTGTAACAGGTAATTAGCTACAGCGCAATATCAACAAGATATGACAAGAAGAACTCATTTCACTAAACATTCCCCTGTCATACACCTCTGACTTTTCTGATTCAAACCATcatcaccagaggtggacaaagtacccaacttcattacttcagtcaaAGCACAGatgccactggtcaaatgttactccgatacaagtgaaagttgtacagtcaaatttttacttaagtacttgcttttaaaaatacctaagtattaaaagtacattttctgtcaacgcatcgttgtattattgccacaacgcttacaaaacctaatgccgttaccagagacagaaatgtgaattcacaaaatgaacgcatgctgtgccatcatggtggtttaacgttaagctagctcagggtttccgctatgtacaattggctgcagCGGGCCaccgcaccttgatttttgccgccgcaccttcaggaattccgTAGCACCCCTAggcaggggcgtatcacccgcgggggatgcgtatgtttcatcccccccacttttgttgaaacacaatttcatcccctgcacttttgtcagattaaaatgacatcattatgaaaattatacagctactataaaatgtgtaacaaggaagtaaactattgccataatgCATAGACCGCGGAACCGCCCGGGTCGGGGGGCAGTGgcccgggtaactttttgaaaattatttaaaaaataggctaaaccaatattttttgacgctgagcggactcgagcctggcatgaaccgctccgacgcgctataatgacaccaatctatcaccagccaatcaggagacttaatcaaacgcatcccccgcccaccaatctatcaccagccaatcaggagacttaatcaaacgcatcccccgcccaccaatctatcaccagccaatcagaagacttaatcaaacgcatctcccgcccacttgtgtctgcgtctgagacgttgaattttcacagaaggagggaagaagttgactgaggtaagactgtgtgataaattaaacgaataagagaggaatttcaacatatagggcttaagtttgttagcgttaaataagcattgcttgtacagtagcgttatgtcgttacaacgttgacccacttttaatgtgccgagtaccgactgtagccgctaacatgctaattagcttgctgtcaaaagtgcaaagaccttaaattgctctgtgtaaattagaaaatggcgcaacttcctctgtagccgtcaactcaacttgtcttgagttttgagccaatcacaacagggcagcactgtggcctgaggtaaaacatgatagttttagtttgtttaaattacaaaaatgagtacacccaatgactgtctcatatactcttcatatactcatactgtttaagtaatgcaataaaactaatctttaacctcctaagacccaagctgttttttttacatgcatttttaatttctttttgctatttgggcttattagaacctgattagaataaaaactaagcatcatctttgataagatgtactttttgagaaaaagtatgtccacatatgtggattcttgttctgaatttctaaaaagtgctgtccacgtatgtgaccgctaagccctaggaggttaaaagtggtatttactcaaactgtttgcatagaatgaactttggggttaacagtgtaatagtgttgcggtgttctgcaaatttgcaatttaatatttcagatcttgagacatgaaagtgctattttaaaaaataaaaggtcagaaatgttttctttgtcgtctatttagttcattttatttcctcaataattttccttgattgagaaatcggtctgggctcttacgggttaatcagtagcctgcatgctcatatatgttccatttacagtcaaacattttgatggactcctggctcaattttgattaatcaaaaatctgcgtagtagtacagtctgaagatgctcttgcacatttggtgtcaattgaacaaaaattatgggaggatataggtttaataagttttacaatttttgaagtgagtgatggattgataagtttagatgtggtcaatattttcttatcttcagacataatattgtagatgtttctttacctgcttgatagttttgaccgggactccaatcttcctcagaagagtcattagtccttaaattaaattcattatagacatgaacttaaaatcattgttttattttatggcctcagtgccctggcttttggccttcgtgccctcggcatcagcagagcgttcgttttccacacttcgtcgactgaaatcatacctccgatccacaatgacacaaaagagactgaatgacttgatgaactgccatattcaccgtgacattctggaacaaactgacatgacagccatcgcaaaggagttcgtgcaggccaatgacagacgcaggcaggcctttgggaagttttaagggtaagtcattggttacttctattagcaccgccgagtgcagtgcttcctctgttttcaatgtttctatactgcattggtactgatacaagcaagttgtttaagttgagttagcctactaccgaggtgcttttgttgtgtactgttggctgttttagcattttattctgcgcagttatgtgctggcatgttgtgggctaaagtcatgaccgatggattaatctatgtatagccttctgtgctgttggctgtttttatcctcgtactggggtgggacgtctgagcgcaggtcttgccaccgcaccttcaaacattttctaggggaaacactgtagctagtcagtgaagcgccacctgacatgctagcaaactcttttcaaactcgaaatcatattgggtagctaatgcgactagaaaagaaagatttctacattctgttcatttggcaagattatgctaaaacatttctgaaaggacttaagataatttaacgttattcatgttagcgtaactctgtttttacatgctaactaacagtgtccaagtgaaCTAGCTATGTGCAAACATGTACAATGATGTATGTACAAATATGTACAATGATTTAGCATcaaggtctactggaaacccacacacacagaccagtacctactcttcaactcacaccacccactggaacacaaattgaggggtcattaggaccttgcaacacagggctcagaacattccttcaatggtagagggaaaagagaaggagcagaaccacatcaagaaagcacttcagaactgcgggtatcccaactgggctttcttcaagagcagaaaaaggaacataacagacaaggaggataacaggaacaaatgcaagaacattgtcattccctacatttctggtctatctgagaaactcaggaggatcttctataaacacaacattccggtacatttcagacccagtaacaccctgaagcagaaactggtccaccctaaggacagaatagccagacacaaacaggacaacgtagtgtatgcaattcaggactcgtatattggggaaaaaaaaacaaccgcttcacaggcgcatggctcaacacaggagagccagttcctcaggccaggactctgctgtctgtcctcatcttaacaacaaaggacactcatttcaggactgcaacgtacacattttagccagagaggatcgttggtatgagcgaggagttaaagaagccatttttgtcaacctggaatggccatcactgaacagaggtgggggtctaagacatcatttatcagccacctatgccgcttttccactacaaacgcggctgagtcgggctgagccgtgccgagttgggctgagtcgagctgagtggggctgttggagttgcatttcgactacaaccgcgctgaaccgtgctggctggaagtgggtggacacattgggtggagttagcgaaagtgggtggacgtcacgtgatgtcgttaagcggcgtaaacagtgacatcagtgaccttttaagcggtagtctcacgac
Proteins encoded in this region:
- the LOC132900700 gene encoding cytochrome b-c1 complex subunit 7 — encoded protein: MASKAPATGRLLLGFKKWYYNAAGFNKLGLMRDDTIYECPDVKEAIQRLPEPVYNDRMFRIKRALDLSLKHQILPKDQWTKFEEDVPYLEPYVKEVIRERKEREEWQKK